Sequence from the Besnoitia besnoiti strain Bb-Ger1 chromosome Unknown contig00014, whole genome shotgun sequence genome:
AGCGCAGAACATGCAGGACACTTTGTCagctctcgcctgcggcgaagcaggTCACGAGCGCAGTGGCAGTCGAGTGACACACCACACAACCGTCGGGGCTCAGAAAGAAGACAGAAGATTTCGAACCTCAGAAAAGCAGTCGCCTCCACGTTTGAAGAGAGTGAAAACGGGGGCGAGACtgtctcgtcgtcctcccccGCGCGAGAAACGCCCAGCGGGAGCTCCAGGCGGGCAAGCTGCATGCAACGCCGCGCGATTGATAAGCTCTGAGCAATGCATGTCGGCAAGAGACGGAGGTGAACGACCGAGACACTGCAAAGCCATCTCAGGCCGACACAAGCACACAAACAATAAAACAACAATAAAGGCGAACGGCAATCGTTGCCGACAACAGAGAGAAGACTGCCCGCCGACGacaggtgtacatacaccgtGGTCAGgcgaggcacacgcgcgaCGAGCTTTTTCGCGAGTTTCCTTTCTTCGTCCAAAAAACCACCGCGCCGTCGGAAGCTGTAAAGTGGACAGTCGAGAGCGCTTACCGTTGTCTCAAGCGGTGAACGCAGGGAAAGTAAGGGAAGAATGCCTGCGCGTaccctctcctcgcgccaCTCCCAGCCTACACGTAGCTCCTCTGCCTTACGGGTCGCGAGAGCCCGCTGACTCAAGAACAAGACGCTGATCTTttcggcgaggagaggaaaagcCACGACTGCCGGAGAGAGCTCACGCGGGTCGCCAGCGAGCGTAGAACCGCGCGGCGTGCTCCAACAGTTCTTTCCTGTGAGTCCTCCTCGTGCCTCTTTCGCCGTGTTTTATCGACTTTCCCTGCGAATTGATTCCGCCCTCCAGACGGGGTGAGCGCCTCTCGGGTTTTTTGCGGTTTCGCGCTGcacgcgtcgtctcctcgcccggaCTCCTTCAAGATGCTGCCggctgcctcttctttctccttcgctgcctcttcgaggcctctgctgtctgccatgcgtcgccgcgtgctCCCATGCCCCTTACCCGGCGCCCGTcagcctccctctcttccgctctctccagcgctcgcggcttgtcctccgtctcttccccccgcgcctcctcggctgagccgcgccttctccacgacgccgccggcctcacctccctcgtcgtctgatacgcccgcggcgttcgcctcgccctccgcgtcgtctgcctcttctgcgtcatcggctcccgcgcctgcctcttcttcttcgcgcggcttcgccggcCGACACCGTCTGATTCTGCCGCCGGATTTGCCGCGGGGCAtgaagaagggcggcggcagttTCGACGGCGGGACTGCGCTCTCagccgcgctggaggccgcctTTTACGACAAGCCCTCGCGGCAGAAACGCGTGGCGGGGAAGGAGATGAGTGGAAAAGACTACTCGCGACTCATGGTTCCCAAacaaagaaagaagaagaccaAACACACCGGCGGACAGAACGTCACCTACTgagcctcgccgccggccccACCCAGCTAAGTCCTCAcctatatatttatatacatgaatatatatgtatttatgaaTATAATCAGTAAGTACGTATATATTAAATTACGTATAAGTATATATAGATGGatacatgtgtgtatgtgggCGGCGCTTTTGAGGACGCGACGCGTTGTCTAGTTAAAACATGCGCAGTTGGCTTGGAGGTCA
This genomic interval carries:
- a CDS encoding uncharacterized protein (encoded by transcript BESB_024930): MLPAASSFSFAASSRPLLSAMRRRVLPCPLPGARQPPSLPLSPALAACPPSLPPAPPRLSRAFSTTPPASPPSSSDTPAAFASPSASSASSASSAPAPASSSSRGFAGRHRLILPPDLPRGMKKGGGSFDGGTALSAALEAAFYDKPSRQKRVAGKEMSGKDYSRLMVPKQRKKKTKHTGGQNVTY